A window of Desulfatiglans sp. genomic DNA:
TGAGGTTCAGATACTTAACTCATTAAAACGACTTCTCAGAAAAGAAGATTATAACCTCTTAACAGCTTCAAGCGCTGCAGAAGGCATTTTGGTAATGAATGAAAATGATGTCAGCCTGGTAATATCTGATCAGAGGATGCCTGGAGAAAGCGGGATTGAATTTTTGACAACTATTAAACGAATATATCCTGAAGTCATTAGAATTCTATTAAGCGGGTACACTGACATCGACACTATTACAGAATCGGTGAACAAGGGGCATATCTACAAATTGATTTTAAAGCCATGGAATGATCAAAACCTTATACTGGATATAAGGCAGTCATTAGAACAGTATGAACTTATACAGACAAACAAGGCCCTGCATAAAACAGTTATGGAGCAAAATGAAGAGTTAAGGGTGATAAATGATAATCTTGAAATGCTTGTCAATATGAGAACAAAAGACCTTGAGATTCAGAACAAGGCGCTTCAGCTTTCAAGAGTAATGATAGATGATATGCCCTTTCCAATTATTGGTATAAGCCAGGAAATGATCATTGTATATAAAAATAAAAAGGCATGCCTGTTGACTGACAGCACTGATTTTACTGTTGGCAGTGATATCTCTTCGTCGATTACTGCTGAACTGATGGAGAAAATCCGTGTTGCCCTTTCATACTGTGTACCACTTTTAGTTGAAAACATATATTTTTTCGGGAAAAAATATACCTTTAATATATGCCCTCTTTCCGAGGAGTTCCAGGGAGATGGTGTTTTTCTAGTTTTATATTGAATAAACCGGTTTTTTGCTTGAAAAGAAACAGAGGTGTAAACAGAGAAATGAAAAAAAATATTCTCATACTCGATGATGAAGAATCCATACGAAGGATACTGCAAAGGATTCTTGAAAATAACAATTATAACTGCTTTATGGCTCACGATACCAGAGCTGCAAGGGAACATTTAAGTCAGCAAGAGATAGACCTAATATTGTGTGACATAAACATGCCGGGTGAATCAGGGATCGAATTTCTTGAAAGCATGAAGGATCAATTAAAAGATATTGCGGTTATAATGGTTACCGCAATGGATTCACACCATAGAATAGAACAATCCATTGAACTTGGTATATATGGATACATTTTCAAGCCATTCAGGCAGAACCAGATAATGGTATGTGTCCATAATGCCCTGAGAAGAAGTGAACTTGAAAGAAACGAAAGGGTTTACAACCAGAGACTAAAGGAAGAGGTCAAGAGACAGACCTCACTGCTGGAAATTACAATAGAGCGTTTAAAGGCATCTGAGATGGAATTAAAGATTTCGGAAAATAACATCAAATCACAACTCAATTTTTTAAACACTCTGATTAATGCGATACCAAATCCGCTATATTATAAAGATATGAAGGGCAATTACATTGGATGCAACAGTTCATTTGCCAAATATATAGGCCTTGAGCAGGCAGAAATAATAGGAAAATCGGTGCATAATATTGCTCCAAAAGATCTTGCTGATATCACCTATAAAATTGATCAGGATCTTTTTAAAAATCCTGGACACAGGGCGTATGAAACAACCCTTAAATTTGCTGACGGCCTTAAACACAATGTAATCTTGAACAAGGCAACCTATGCAGATATTGACGGAAGGCTCGCAGGCCTCCTAGGTGTGATAATCGATGTTACTGAACAGAAAAAAACAGAGATAAGGTTGAAGGAATCCCAGGCTCAGATAATACAGCAGGAAAAAATGGCTTCAATAGGTCAGCTTGCCGCAGGCGTTGCCCACGAGATAAATAATCCGACCGGATATGTAAGCAGCAACCTTACAACACTCGAAAATTACCAGAATGATATTTTCGAGATAATAAAAGAATGTATGGTATTAATCTCATACTTTGATTCAGAAGCAATAAAAGCTCAATTACTGACGCACGTGATTAAAAAACTGGAAATAATCGAAGCGCTGAGAAAAAGAATCGATCTGGATTTTCTTTTAGATGATATCCCCAACCTTATCAGAGAATCAAGAGAGGGGCTGGAACGAATAAAAAAAATCGTGATAGATCTTAAAAACTTTGCTCACCCAGGAACCGATGAACTCAAATATACCAACATAAATGAAAACATCGATTCCACCTTAAATATTGTGTGGAATGAGATTAAATACAAAGCTGTTGTGGAAAAAGAGTATGGAGAATTTCCGGATGTTCTTTGTTACCCCCAGCAGCTTAATCAGGTGTTTATGAATATACTGGTTAATGCAGCACATGCTATTAAATCAGATGGTGTGATTAAAATAAAAACATGTTCTAGAGATAACAATATTACGATCGAGATCAGTGATAATGGTGAAGGAATTCCTGAAAAAAACATTACCAGAATTTATGACCCCTTTTTCACCACCAAAGAGGTAGGTAAAGGGACCGGGCTTGGTTTGAATGTGGCGTATAATATAGTTAAAAAACATAATGGGAACATAGATGTAAAAAGCCAGGTTGGTAAAGGAACTACATTTTATATTAGTATCCCATTGGAACCTGTTAATAAGGTTTTGAACTCCGATTGATTGGAAATTATCATATATTTGTTTTTTTGAGAGGGTGACAAATGAATAATAACCTCTATATAATCTGGGATGACAGGAGCAAGCTGGGGATACCGATCATAGATGAACAGCACCGTTCCCTAATCTCAACAATCAACTCATTGTATTTCTATATTCAAAACAGAGTTGACTGGATTTCAATAAAGTCCATCATGATTATTTTACAGCAATATACGAATATTCATTTCAAGACTGAAGAGGGGTTACTTGAAAAAGCAGGATACCCAGATTTAACAAATCATATTAATCTTCATCAAAAAATTGTGGTGGAGACAAAAAGGATATCCCAGAATATAGCCGCAGACCCTGAGGAGATTTTAAGTTTCCTTAAAAATTGGTGGGTACACCATATTAATTATGAAGATAAAAAATACGTGTCCCATATGAAAATGGCACTCTCTGGTCTAAAATGACCAACTGAACGTGATTCTCCTTAAGTATTTTATAGGTATCTTCAGCGCTCAGGGCGGTCAGAATCCTTTAGCCTCCCCCGTGCACCAATCTTTATCCATCGCAGCCAAGACTATCGCTTTGCTGTTATACAGAGTTGAGGTGTCAGAAAAATATTGATAATGTTTAT
This region includes:
- a CDS encoding response regulator, with translation MKSRCHTVLCVDDEVQILNSLKRLLRKEDYNLLTASSAAEGILVMNENDVSLVISDQRMPGESGIEFLTTIKRIYPEVIRILLSGYTDIDTITESVNKGHIYKLILKPWNDQNLILDIRQSLEQYELIQTNKALHKTVMEQNEELRVINDNLEMLVNMRTKDLEIQNKALQLSRVMIDDMPFPIIGISQEMIIVYKNKKACLLTDSTDFTVGSDISSSITAELMEKIRVALSYCVPLLVENIYFFGKKYTFNICPLSEEFQGDGVFLVLY
- a CDS encoding response regulator; the protein is MKKNILILDDEESIRRILQRILENNNYNCFMAHDTRAAREHLSQQEIDLILCDINMPGESGIEFLESMKDQLKDIAVIMVTAMDSHHRIEQSIELGIYGYIFKPFRQNQIMVCVHNALRRSELERNERVYNQRLKEEVKRQTSLLEITIERLKASEMELKISENNIKSQLNFLNTLINAIPNPLYYKDMKGNYIGCNSSFAKYIGLEQAEIIGKSVHNIAPKDLADITYKIDQDLFKNPGHRAYETTLKFADGLKHNVILNKATYADIDGRLAGLLGVIIDVTEQKKTEIRLKESQAQIIQQEKMASIGQLAAGVAHEINNPTGYVSSNLTTLENYQNDIFEIIKECMVLISYFDSEAIKAQLLTHVIKKLEIIEALRKRIDLDFLLDDIPNLIRESREGLERIKKIVIDLKNFAHPGTDELKYTNINENIDSTLNIVWNEIKYKAVVEKEYGEFPDVLCYPQQLNQVFMNILVNAAHAIKSDGVIKIKTCSRDNNITIEISDNGEGIPEKNITRIYDPFFTTKEVGKGTGLGLNVAYNIVKKHNGNIDVKSQVGKGTTFYISIPLEPVNKVLNSD
- a CDS encoding hemerythrin family protein, translating into MNNNLYIIWDDRSKLGIPIIDEQHRSLISTINSLYFYIQNRVDWISIKSIMIILQQYTNIHFKTEEGLLEKAGYPDLTNHINLHQKIVVETKRISQNIAADPEEILSFLKNWWVHHINYEDKKYVSHMKMALSGLK